In Acipenser ruthenus chromosome 16, fAciRut3.2 maternal haplotype, whole genome shotgun sequence, the following proteins share a genomic window:
- the LOC131697811 gene encoding cis-aconitate decarboxylase-like: MLSALKFQRTSRHFSCLRLLHKSAVEVQERPAPEETITSSFGGFIHLVHPGQLSDTVLHRSKRMILDSIGVGLLGSSSHVFELALQHCQQMYAPDYISSVFGRRHTRLSPSLAAFVNGVAVHSMDFDDTWHPATHPSGAVLPALLAIAEMLPGNAKPSGMDLLLAFNVGIEIQGRLMRFSNEAQNIPNRFHPPTVVGPLGSAAACSRLLSLDRSQCSNALAIAASLAGAPMANAATQSKPLHIGNAARLGLEAALLASRGLEASTLILDSTPGCAGFSAFYNDYLPQALPSPVEQDPRFLLEDQDIAFKRFPAHLGMHWVADAACSARELLVNTVGGFHPSMIQNILLRIPLSKYINRPFPESEHQARHSFQFNACTALLDGEVSVQSFSPAFLDRPELLSLLSRVQVEHPQDNPANFNKMYAEVLVTLTTGDVLKGRCDTFYGHWRKPLSRDSLLKKFRANAGAVLPGERVEAIIDAVENIEDMQDCSHLTMHLE, encoded by the exons ATGCTCTCAGCACTCAAG TTTCAGAGAACCTCAAGGCACTTTTCCTGCCTGCGACTTCTACATAAATCTGCAGTTGaag TGCAAGAAAGACCTGCCCCAGAGGAGACAATCACCAGCAGTTTTGGAGGGTTCATCCACTTGGTGCACCCAGGCCAGCTGTCAGACACTGTGCTGCACCGCAGTAAGAGGATGATCCTGGACAGCATCGGGGTGGGGCTGCTGGgaagcagctcccatgtctttgAGCTGGCTCTGCAGCACTGCCAG CAAATGTATGCTCCAGATTACATCAGTTCAGTCTTTGGTCGAAGGCACACAAGACTCTCTCCAAGTCTGGCAGCCTTTGTCAATGGAGTTGCG GTCCATTCAATGGATTTCGATGATACCTGGCACCCAGCCACCCACCCCTCAGGGGCAGTCCTTCCTGCCCTGCTCGCTATTGCTGAGATGTTACCTGGCAACGCCAAGCCCAGTGGGATGGACCTCCTGCTAGCCTTCAACGTGGGCATTGAGATTCAGGGTCGGCTCATGAGGTTCTCCAACGAAGCCCAAAACATCCCCAACAG GTTCCATCCCCCGACTGTAGTGGGCCCTCTGGGTAGTGCTGCTGCCTGCTCCCGTCTGCTCTCCCTGGATCGCTCGCAGTGCTCAAACGCCTTGGCGATTGCTGCCTCGCTGGCAGGGGCTCCCATGGCCAACGCTGCCACTCAATCCAAGCCTCTTCATATTGGGAACGCAGCCCGACTTGGTCTGGAGGCGGCACTGCTGGCATCCCGGGGCCTGGAGGCCAGCACACTGATCCTGGACTCGACCCCAGGCTGCGCTGGCTTTAGTGCCTTCTACAACGACTACCTGCCTCAGGCTCTGCCCTCCCCGGTGGAACAGGATCCCCGCTTCCTGCTGGAGGACCAGGACATAGCCTTCAAGCGCTTCCCTGCACACCTGGGGATGCACTGGGTGGCAGACGCAGCATGCTCAGCACGGGAGCTTTTGGTCAACACCGTAGGGGGGTTCCACCCCTCTATGATCCAGAACATCCTACTGAGAATCCCCCTCTCCAAATATATCAACCGGCCCTTCCCTGAATCCGAGCACCAGGCCCGACACTCCTTCCAGTTCAACGCCTGCACTGCTCTGCTGGACGGCGAGGTCAGTGTACAATCCTTCAGCCCAGCCTTCCTGGACCGTCCTGAGCTGCTCAGCCTCCTGAGCAGAGTACAGGTCGAGCACCCCCAGGACAACCCTGCCAATTTCAATAAGATGTACGCAGAGGTGCTGGTGACCCTCACAACGGGCGATGTCTTGAAGGGTCGTTGCGACACCTTTTATGGACACTGGAGGAAGCCACTGAGTCGTGACAGTCTGCTGAAAAAGTTCCGGGCCAACGCTGGAGCAGTCCTGccaggagagagagtggaggccaTCATTGATGCCGTGGAGAACATAGAAGACATGCAGGACTGCTCCCACCTCACCATGCACCTGGAGTGA
- the LOC131697810 gene encoding uncharacterized protein LOC131697810, with protein MASADEFAAMFYGEPGVLGLLANGISAFLVLLQNFNGAQTGVPSQGVEHILAGVQLILIGGVTQLLAGLLSFRKYDHLSGTSFIAFAALWGSYGSTRIVLGAFPPSINSTNTTDQLYPANSTFPNTELATPPIGQSAIAGLIAYISISFILSFCSATVNYIMPFVFGAITLTLIFEAVGLVGGWALVVSGVLELVILMCGLYGAAALLLKGVMQRYILKGFGTPLFDVLLLGTANNSNSQKIGEEKKKNTQYAEPMALGYLCDTISPFIFAFFCFGYLPSFFVGTIWVTINAFSQLFSSYYAYLRKDVYHTTKFCLHSTYWLVKSWEEFVLSVLIDREGAVSGRERMVGDWFFLATAIVLCLMSLNMDVLEVAHNLLFLLLTVSTISQIPLGGYYIFFGVICSLFTALSLYGTFARLINSIGEKTLIPVGVQPLSTEKLQDVLGLIKRCWVKPQDLPRSTVTQLPDALFYVTNGIAALSAIHSQDVHPTFLHLTIPWVLIPGAIIQVYVSRLGIQKGRRFGPIIPSCYAAIWATWTWYRFAGVLLGISTDFAGGFTAGAVAFLVLNGFLMLIGAYVNVVLLLLTLVMEVIVVCFLLSTLGRLPYQLEIAMLAIFSLICLYGTLASLANSIFRKELLPLGPPLLQATQEKADKTPPPPPCSIATSRKTSGLLSISKLLDAGGVCGIPTDTVYALAASCKHPQAIEKIYNIKDRPQEKPICICISNLEQLSTAKPPFSPLLWEFMRNVYPGGISCIVKKGEWLNRLGIGPAYDRVGTKESIMIRVPDHTVTAHLCNMTGPLAITSANPSGEPDSTHHDMVITRLGHKISGVLCDGESNEAVGSTVVNCLKIDEGTITIIREGCFPAAQVRHIFEKVKNSME; from the exons ATGGCGAGTGCAGATGAATTTGCGGCCATGTTCTATGGAGAGCCAGGGGTCCTGGGCCTCCTGGCCAATGGAATCAGTGCTTTCCTCGTTCTTCTGCAGAACTTCAACGGAGCACAGACTGGTGTACCATCCCAGGGAGTGGAGCACATTCTGGCTG GTGTTCAACTGATTCTGATTGGGGGGGTAACTCAGCTGTTGGCTGGGCTCCTATCCTTCCGGAAGTATGATCACTTAAGTGGGACATCCTTCATCGCATTTGCTGCTCTCTGGGGCAGTTATGGGTCTACCCGTATAGTCCTGGGTGCCTTTCCACCCTCTATTAACAGCACCAACACCACTGACCAGCTATATCCAGCCAACAGCACTTTTCCAAATACAGAATTGGCTACTCCACCAATCGGTCAGTCTGCTATAGCAGGGCTAATCGCTTACATTTCCATCTCATTTATCCTGTCCTTCTGCTCTGCCACTGTAAACTACATCATGCCTTTTGTCTTTGGGGCCATCACCTTGACGCTGATCTTTGAGGCAGTGGGGCTTGTCGGGGGGTGGGCTCTAGTGGTCTCCGGGGTCCTGGAGCTGGTGATCCTCATGTGTGGGCTTTATGGAGCGGCAGCCTTGCTCCTGAAAGGTGTCATGCAACGTTACATCCTCAAGGGCTTTGGGACCCCCCTTTTTGACGTGCTGCTCCTGGGGACGGCCAATAACAGCAACTCCCAAAAAATAGGGgaagaaaagaagaagaacaCCCAATATGCTGAACCCATGGCACTGGGCTACCTGTGCGACACAATCTCTCCTTTCATCTTTGCCTTCTTCTGCTTTGGCTACCTACCTTCCTTCTTTGTGGGCACTATTTGGGTCACTATCAACGCTTTCTCCCAGCTTTTCTCCAGTTACTATGCCTACCTCCGAAAAGACGTCTACCACACTACCAAGTTTTGTCTGCACAGCACCTACTGGCTGGTGAAATCATGGGAGGAGTTTGTGCTGTCAGTTCTCATCGACAGAGAGGGAGCGGTCAGCGGGCGAGAAAGGATGGTTGGTGACTGGTTCTTCCTAGCGACCGCCATTGTTCTCTGCTTGATGTCACTCAACATGGATGTGCTAGAGGTGGCCCATAACTTGCTATTCCTCCTGCTCACGGTATCCACAATCTCCCAGATCCCACTGGGGGGCTACTACATCTTCTTTGGGGTGATCTGCAGCTTGTTCACAGCCCTGTCTCTCTACGGTACCTTTGCCCGACTCATCAATTCCATAGGGGAGAAGACCTTGATCCCTGTTGGGGTGCAGCCACTATCCACAGAGAAGCTCCAGGATGTCCTGGGACTCATCAAACGGTGCTGGGTGAAACCCCAAGACCTCCCTCGCAGCACCGTTACACAGCTACCTGATGCCCTTTTCTACGTGACCAATGGCATAGCTGCCCTCTCTGCCATCCACAGCCAGGACGTGCACCCCACCTTCCTCCATCTCACCATCCCCTGGGTACTGATCCCTGGAGCAATCATCCAGGTTTACGTGAGCCGACTGGGCATCCAGAAGGGAAGGCGCTTTGGGCCCATTATCCCATCCTGCTATGCTGCCATCTGGGCTACCTGGACCTGGTATCGGTTTGCAG GTGTGTTACTTGGCATTTCTACTGATTTTGCTGGTGGATTCACAGCTGGGGCTGTAGCATTCTTGGTACTTAATGGCTTCCTAATGCTTATAG gTGCCTATGTAAATgttgtgctgctgttgctgacTCTTGTCATGGAGGTGATTGTGGTGTGTTTCCTGCTCTCCACACTGGGCAGACTGCCTTACCAACTGGAAA TTGCGATGCTGGCCATCTTCTCTTTGATCTGTTTGTATGGTACTCTGGCCTCCCTTGCAAATTCCATCTTCAGAAAGGAGCTGCTGCCTCTCGGGCCCCCATTGCTGCAG GCTACACAGGAAAAAGCTGACAaaactccccctcctcctccttgttcCATCGCCACCTCAAGAAAGACCAGTGGGCTGCTGAGCATCTCAAAACTCCTGGATGCTGGTGGGGTCTGTGGTATTCCCACTGATACTGTGTACGCATTGGCAGCATCCTGCAAACACCCACAGGCTATAGAGAAGATCTACAATATCAAG GATCGCCCACAGGAGAAGCCCATCTGTATCTGCATCTCCAACTTGGAGCAGCTGTCAACTGCCAAGCCCCCCTTCAGCCCCCTGCTCTGGGAGTTCATGAGGAACGTCTACCCAGGAGGCATCAGCTGCATTGTCAAGAAGGGCGAGTGGCTCAATAGGCTAG GAATCGGGCCAGCCTATGACAGAGTGGGGACTAAAGAAAGCATCATGATCCGAGTCCCTGACCACACAGTGACCGCCCATCTGTGCAATATGACTGGACCACTGGCCATCACTTCAGCCAATCCAAGTGGAGAGCCTGATAGCACACACCATGACATGGTGATAAC GCGTCTCGGGCACAAAATCAGTGGGGTTCTGTGTGACGGAGAATCAAATGAAGCGGTCGGTTCCACTGTGGTCAACTGTTTGAAGATAGATGAAG gtacaATCACTATTATACGAGAAGGCTGTTTTCCTGCTGCCCAAGTTagacacatttttgaaaaagtcaaaaaTTCCATGGAGTAA